The following coding sequences are from one Primulina eburnea isolate SZY01 chromosome 15, ASM2296580v1, whole genome shotgun sequence window:
- the LOC140815266 gene encoding GDP-L-galactose phosphorylase 2-like isoform X1 translates to MVLSIKRVPTVVSNYQKAETEEVARYPSGCGRNCLRNCCLRGSFGCFCGAKLPLYAFKRVNKFPCDQRLAGSGNNGPSIDFLDALLLGEWEERMLRGLFRYDVTACETKLIPGDYGFIAQLNEGRHLKKRPTEFRVDRVLQPFDQNKFNFTKIGQEEMLFQFEASESNEVQFFPNAPIDIKNSPSIVAINVSPIEYGHVLLIPRILECLPQRIDRESFLLALLMAVEAGNPYFRVGYNSLGAFATINHLHFQAYYLAAPFPVERTPSKRIITMKSGVKISDILNYPVRGLVFEAGNKVEYLSNVVSDACICLQENNIPYNVLIADSGKRVFLFPQCYAEKLALGEVSSELLNTQVNPAVWEISGHMVLKRKKDYEEASTENAWRLLAEVSLSEERFQEVKELIFESICCCTHEPNVITEDSAVAPLSRENEEDLKGTSHPDMVPV, encoded by the exons TACCAAAAGGCAGAAACGGAGGAAGTAGCTCGCTATCCCAGCGGCTGCGGGCGCAATTGCCTAAGAAACTGCTGTCTTCGTGGTAGTTTTGGTTGTTTCTGTG GTGCAAAACTGCCATTATACGCTTTTAAGAGGGTGAACAAGTTTCCCTGTGACCAGAGGTTAGCTGGCTCTGGGAATAACGGTCCTTCAATTGATTTCTTGGACGCACTTCTTCTTGGCGAG TGGGAGGAGCGTATGCTGAGAGGCCTGTTTCGTTATGATGTCACTGCTTGTGAAACCAAG TTGATTCCTGGGGACTATGGTTTCATTGCTCAGCTGAATGAGGGCAGGCACCTCAAGAAGAGGCCTACCGAGTTTCGTGTCGATAGGGTATTGCAACCCTTCGACCAGAACAAGTTCAACTTCACTAAGATCGGGCAAGAAGAAATGCTTTTTCAATTTGAAGCCAGTGAGAGCAATGAGGTCCAGTTCTTTCCGAATGCACCAATTGATATCAAGAATTCGCCAAGCATCGTGGCTATTAAC GTTAGTCCAATTGAATATGGACATGTGCTGCTGATTCCTCGGATTCTTGAGTGCTTGCCACAGAGGATTGACCGTGAGAGCTTCTTGCTTGCTCTCCTTATGGCTGTAGAGGCTGGTAACCCCTACTTCAGAGTGGGTTACAATAGCTTAGGTGCATTTGCAACCATCAATCACCTCCACTTTCAGGCCTACTACTTAGCCGCACCTTTCCCTGTCGAAAGGACTCCTTCGAAGAGGATAATCACTATGAAAAGTGGAGTGAAAATCTCGGATATTCTTAACTATCCTGTGCGGGGTCTTGTTTTTGAGGCTGGAAATAAGGTGGAATATTTATCCAACGTGGTTTCAGACGCCTGTATTTGCTTGCAAGAGAACAATATTCCTTACAATGTACTAATTGCTGATTCTGGAAAGCGTGTTTTCCTCTTCCCGCAG TGCTATGCAGAGAAACTTGCTTTAGGGGAAGTGAGTTCCGAGCTACTCAACACACAAGTCAATCCTGCAGTGTGGGAGATTAGTGGACATATGGTACTGAAACGAAAGAAGGATTATGAGGAGGCATCCACAGAAAATGCTTGGAGGCTGTTGGCTGAGGTCTCCCTTTCTGAAGAGAGGTTCCAAGAAGTGAAGGAGCTTATATTTGAATCCATTTGCTGCTGTACCCACGAGCCTAATGTTATCACCGAGGATTCAGCTGTCGCCCCTCTATCTCGTGAAAATGAGGAGGATCTCAAAGGCACCTCTCATCCTGATATGGTGCCAGTGTAG
- the LOC140815266 gene encoding GDP-L-galactose phosphorylase 2-like isoform X2, which translates to MVLSIKRVPTVVSNYQKAETEEVARYPSGCGRNCLRNCCLRGAKLPLYAFKRVNKFPCDQRLAGSGNNGPSIDFLDALLLGEWEERMLRGLFRYDVTACETKLIPGDYGFIAQLNEGRHLKKRPTEFRVDRVLQPFDQNKFNFTKIGQEEMLFQFEASESNEVQFFPNAPIDIKNSPSIVAINVSPIEYGHVLLIPRILECLPQRIDRESFLLALLMAVEAGNPYFRVGYNSLGAFATINHLHFQAYYLAAPFPVERTPSKRIITMKSGVKISDILNYPVRGLVFEAGNKVEYLSNVVSDACICLQENNIPYNVLIADSGKRVFLFPQCYAEKLALGEVSSELLNTQVNPAVWEISGHMVLKRKKDYEEASTENAWRLLAEVSLSEERFQEVKELIFESICCCTHEPNVITEDSAVAPLSRENEEDLKGTSHPDMVPV; encoded by the exons TACCAAAAGGCAGAAACGGAGGAAGTAGCTCGCTATCCCAGCGGCTGCGGGCGCAATTGCCTAAGAAACTGCTGTCTTCGTG GTGCAAAACTGCCATTATACGCTTTTAAGAGGGTGAACAAGTTTCCCTGTGACCAGAGGTTAGCTGGCTCTGGGAATAACGGTCCTTCAATTGATTTCTTGGACGCACTTCTTCTTGGCGAG TGGGAGGAGCGTATGCTGAGAGGCCTGTTTCGTTATGATGTCACTGCTTGTGAAACCAAG TTGATTCCTGGGGACTATGGTTTCATTGCTCAGCTGAATGAGGGCAGGCACCTCAAGAAGAGGCCTACCGAGTTTCGTGTCGATAGGGTATTGCAACCCTTCGACCAGAACAAGTTCAACTTCACTAAGATCGGGCAAGAAGAAATGCTTTTTCAATTTGAAGCCAGTGAGAGCAATGAGGTCCAGTTCTTTCCGAATGCACCAATTGATATCAAGAATTCGCCAAGCATCGTGGCTATTAAC GTTAGTCCAATTGAATATGGACATGTGCTGCTGATTCCTCGGATTCTTGAGTGCTTGCCACAGAGGATTGACCGTGAGAGCTTCTTGCTTGCTCTCCTTATGGCTGTAGAGGCTGGTAACCCCTACTTCAGAGTGGGTTACAATAGCTTAGGTGCATTTGCAACCATCAATCACCTCCACTTTCAGGCCTACTACTTAGCCGCACCTTTCCCTGTCGAAAGGACTCCTTCGAAGAGGATAATCACTATGAAAAGTGGAGTGAAAATCTCGGATATTCTTAACTATCCTGTGCGGGGTCTTGTTTTTGAGGCTGGAAATAAGGTGGAATATTTATCCAACGTGGTTTCAGACGCCTGTATTTGCTTGCAAGAGAACAATATTCCTTACAATGTACTAATTGCTGATTCTGGAAAGCGTGTTTTCCTCTTCCCGCAG TGCTATGCAGAGAAACTTGCTTTAGGGGAAGTGAGTTCCGAGCTACTCAACACACAAGTCAATCCTGCAGTGTGGGAGATTAGTGGACATATGGTACTGAAACGAAAGAAGGATTATGAGGAGGCATCCACAGAAAATGCTTGGAGGCTGTTGGCTGAGGTCTCCCTTTCTGAAGAGAGGTTCCAAGAAGTGAAGGAGCTTATATTTGAATCCATTTGCTGCTGTACCCACGAGCCTAATGTTATCACCGAGGATTCAGCTGTCGCCCCTCTATCTCGTGAAAATGAGGAGGATCTCAAAGGCACCTCTCATCCTGATATGGTGCCAGTGTAG